The Desulfovibrio sp. Huiquan2017 genome includes a window with the following:
- a CDS encoding 4Fe-4S dicluster domain-containing protein: MAEKKHRTGTVSRRGFLKALGVGSAGALVPAAPALAAQERVPAPSDGELATLLDLSKCIGCGACVEACRESNADKFPEPVKPFSEMLPSRRAKPEDWSDLRDVDDRLTPYNWLFLQNAQVEYRGESFDINIPRRCMHCQNPPCANMCPFGAANKQVNGLTRISPNLCMGGAKCRTVCPWHIPQRQSGVGLYRHLMPRLAGNGVMYKCDRCYQLLDKGELPACIAVCPENVQTIGPRAEIVARAKALAEEMNGFVYGLEENGGTNTLYVSPVPFGLIDQAIDKDSGPGADKKLRAADKAKALGPGRPPMGPVKDVMADETNLATAAFIAPVAGIAAGVLGLGSKLLNTGEDGHED, encoded by the coding sequence ATGGCAGAGAAGAAACATCGGACGGGAACCGTCAGTCGACGCGGATTCCTCAAGGCGTTGGGCGTCGGCTCCGCCGGGGCGCTCGTTCCGGCCGCCCCCGCTCTGGCCGCGCAGGAACGCGTGCCCGCTCCTTCGGACGGGGAACTGGCCACCTTGCTCGACCTGTCCAAATGTATCGGCTGCGGGGCCTGCGTCGAGGCCTGCCGCGAGTCCAACGCCGACAAGTTCCCGGAGCCGGTCAAGCCGTTTTCGGAAATGCTGCCGTCCCGTCGGGCCAAACCCGAGGACTGGTCGGACCTGCGCGACGTGGACGATCGGCTGACTCCCTATAATTGGTTGTTCCTCCAGAACGCCCAGGTCGAGTACCGGGGCGAGTCCTTTGACATCAATATACCCCGGCGGTGTATGCATTGCCAGAATCCGCCCTGCGCCAACATGTGTCCCTTCGGCGCGGCCAACAAACAGGTCAACGGCCTGACCCGCATCAGCCCGAACCTGTGCATGGGCGGGGCCAAATGCCGGACCGTCTGTCCGTGGCATATTCCCCAGCGCCAGTCGGGAGTGGGGCTCTACCGTCACCTCATGCCGCGCCTGGCGGGAAACGGGGTCATGTACAAGTGCGACCGCTGTTATCAGCTCTTGGACAAGGGCGAGTTGCCCGCCTGTATCGCAGTCTGTCCGGAGAATGTGCAGACCATCGGCCCGCGTGCCGAGATTGTGGCCCGGGCCAAGGCTTTGGCCGAGGAGATGAACGGGTTCGTCTACGGGCTGGAGGAAAACGGCGGGACCAATACCCTGTACGTTTCCCCGGTGCCTTTCGGGCTGATCGACCAGGCCATCGACAAGGACTCCGGCCCCGGTGCCGACAAAAAGCTTCGGGCCGCGGACAAGGCCAAGGCGCTCGGTCCGGGAAGGCCGCCCATGGGACCGGTCAAGGACGTCATGGCCGATGAGACCAACCTGGCGACGGCCGCGTTCATCGCTCCGGTGGCGGGCATTGCCGCAGGCGTGCTCGGCCTGGGTTCCAAGCTGTTGAACACCGGGGAGGACGGCCATGAAGACTAG
- a CDS encoding NAD kinase, whose translation MHIEKRIEKIACLASDTPKARAGLKLLSERYDLVPTDEADALVALGGDGFLLQTVHEHRATGIPIYGMNRGTIGFLLNRFEADGLIERLNMAHRLVLNPLVMTAETVTGQTYSALAFNEVALHRYSQQSANIRVRINERERLKRLICDGIMVATPAGSTAYNLSAHGPIIPLGSNVLALTPVSPFRPRRWNGALLPHSAVVEFTILDPKHRPVGAAADSFEVRDVRKVCVVEDHSRPALVLFDHDHSLEERIFNEQFVH comes from the coding sequence ATGCACATCGAAAAAAGAATCGAAAAGATCGCCTGCCTCGCCTCCGACACGCCCAAGGCACGGGCCGGGCTCAAACTGCTGTCCGAACGCTACGACCTGGTCCCGACGGACGAGGCCGACGCCCTGGTGGCGCTGGGTGGCGACGGATTTCTGCTCCAGACCGTACACGAGCACCGGGCTACGGGTATACCCATCTACGGCATGAACCGGGGGACCATCGGCTTCCTGCTCAACCGCTTCGAAGCCGACGGGCTCATCGAACGGCTCAACATGGCTCACCGGCTGGTCCTCAACCCCCTGGTCATGACCGCCGAAACCGTGACCGGGCAGACCTATTCGGCCCTGGCCTTCAACGAGGTGGCCCTGCACCGCTATTCCCAACAATCGGCCAACATCCGGGTGCGCATTAACGAACGCGAACGGCTGAAACGGCTCATCTGCGACGGCATCATGGTCGCTACCCCCGCGGGCAGCACGGCCTACAACCTGTCGGCCCACGGCCCGATCATCCCGCTCGGGTCCAACGTCCTGGCCCTGACCCCGGTCAGCCCGTTCCGTCCCCGGCGCTGGAACGGCGCGCTCCTGCCCCATTCCGCCGTGGTGGAGTTCACCATCCTCGACCCAAAACACAGGCCCGTGGGCGCGGCCGCCGACTCCTTCGAGGTCCGCGACGTGCGGAAAGTATGCGTCGTCGAGGACCACTCCCGCCCCGCCCTGGTCCTGTTCGACCACGACCACTCCCTGGAGGAGCGCATCTTCAACGAACAGTTCGTCCATTGA
- a CDS encoding response regulator, with product MLKHYSDISLAARSFLGTIFFLTGLAALGLYSLYDQEAESIVDALQLNESMHNQMVAQSVNLDLKNLFIDLYLVANHVDTKSFLQFRTKHARQDLEAELLSLCSISEAYDQLRILDTDGMELIRVNYNNGHPEVVPPDKLQNKASRYYFQNSLPLKNGEIYISPFDLNIENNKIEVPLKPMIRVSTPVYDDTGCRIGIAILNYLGQRIIDRLDDDKKTQDSITMLLNEDGYWLASPYPERNWAFMFKGRENLRFDLEHPRGWAKIQSMNEGQFSTPAGLYTVATVSVSPQSANSALKVAESHSWKVVCLTPTAAIKAHLDPVRGHYLAIFGLVFLMASLIGLTRARFTAARERNARELESARLAAEEANRTKSDFLARMSHEIRTPMNAIIGLTHLALKTDMTVKQSDYLTKISLSANSLLGIINDILDFSKIEAGRMTVDEADFLLDDVLNNIINMLGLAAEQKGIEFLLMVCSSVPNRLRGDALRLGQILLNLTNNAIKFTQKGEVILRADLLEQDGTRALIRFSIRDTGIGIGPEHLDRLFQPFSQADGTITRQFGGTGLGLSISKRLVEMMGGEMNVISEPGKGSEFSFTLPLKLQPNHADDTFQYPTEIRGLPVLVVDDSKMSRMVLCKVLESFTFKVVEASCATDALALLEKRDQDDDPIRLVITDWNMPDTDGIQLVLRIRKAPGIRHKPKIIMLTAYGQESIRRRAEAIGLDGYMLKPFNRSILFDTIMDTLSDSVENKPKRSSRAEHSGVPSNLPGTHILLAEDNEINQQVAREILEGADIKVSIADNGRKAMEMALAGNYNAVLMDIQMPIMDGFKAVRGIRKGGKTSLPIIAMTAHALVGDREKSIESGMNDHVTKPIDPVELMKTLSHWLPEHREETAPSPTKAESGGSPANGSSGDSGVMPNLPGVNTAQALDRLRGNEKLYRKLLVDFAQDGNMLLQKLMADADDERFESCRAVAHNLKGVAGNIGADRLRETLARLEQSLFGGQGDLHTRLNEVLREAHRVIDGILEAVPPETETETPGDDQGRVREEGIRNIFPEMETLLTLLERHDIDAQKAFSALRERLRENAPAHAKELSRLVDQFNFTTAARDLRELMDQCRDAEYPKERSGSED from the coding sequence ATGTTGAAACATTACTCCGATATTTCCCTGGCCGCCCGCAGCTTTCTGGGGACTATTTTTTTCCTGACCGGACTGGCCGCCTTGGGTCTCTATTCCCTCTACGATCAGGAGGCCGAGTCCATTGTGGACGCCCTCCAGCTGAATGAATCCATGCACAACCAGATGGTGGCGCAAAGCGTCAACCTGGACCTCAAGAACCTGTTCATCGACCTCTACCTCGTGGCCAACCACGTGGACACCAAATCATTTCTTCAATTCCGCACCAAGCATGCGCGGCAAGACCTCGAAGCCGAACTCCTTTCCCTGTGCTCCATCAGCGAAGCCTACGACCAACTGCGCATTCTGGACACCGATGGCATGGAGCTAATCCGGGTCAACTATAACAACGGGCACCCCGAGGTTGTTCCGCCGGACAAGCTCCAAAACAAGGCGAGCCGATACTATTTCCAAAACTCCCTGCCGTTGAAGAACGGCGAGATTTACATCTCCCCTTTTGACTTGAACATCGAGAACAATAAAATCGAGGTGCCCCTGAAGCCGATGATCCGGGTGTCCACGCCCGTGTACGACGACACCGGATGCCGCATCGGCATCGCCATCCTCAACTATCTGGGCCAACGGATCATCGACCGCCTGGACGACGACAAGAAGACCCAGGACAGCATCACCATGCTTCTCAACGAAGATGGCTATTGGCTCGCCTCGCCCTACCCCGAGCGGAACTGGGCCTTCATGTTCAAAGGCCGCGAAAACCTGCGCTTCGACCTGGAACATCCCCGGGGTTGGGCCAAAATCCAATCCATGAACGAAGGCCAGTTCTCCACCCCCGCGGGTCTCTACACGGTCGCCACGGTCAGCGTCAGCCCCCAGTCAGCGAATTCCGCACTCAAGGTGGCCGAATCCCACAGCTGGAAGGTGGTCTGTCTGACCCCGACAGCCGCAATCAAGGCGCACCTGGACCCGGTGCGCGGCCACTACCTGGCCATCTTCGGACTCGTTTTCCTGATGGCGTCCCTCATCGGACTGACCCGGGCCCGGTTCACCGCCGCCCGCGAGCGCAACGCCCGGGAACTCGAATCCGCCCGGCTGGCCGCAGAAGAGGCCAATCGGACCAAGAGCGATTTCCTGGCGCGCATGAGTCATGAAATACGCACGCCCATGAACGCCATCATCGGCCTGACCCACCTGGCGCTCAAGACCGACATGACCGTCAAGCAGTCGGACTACCTGACCAAGATATCCCTGTCGGCGAATTCCCTGCTCGGCATCATCAACGACATCCTGGACTTCTCCAAGATCGAGGCGGGCAGGATGACCGTGGACGAGGCGGACTTCCTGCTGGACGATGTGCTCAACAACATCATCAACATGCTCGGCTTGGCCGCGGAACAAAAGGGCATCGAATTTTTGCTCATGGTCTGCAGTTCGGTGCCGAACCGACTCCGGGGCGATGCGCTCCGACTGGGCCAGATCCTGCTCAACCTGACCAACAACGCCATCAAGTTCACCCAAAAGGGCGAAGTCATTCTGCGGGCCGACCTCCTGGAGCAGGACGGAACCAGGGCGCTCATCCGCTTCAGCATCCGGGACACGGGCATCGGCATCGGCCCGGAACACCTGGACAGGCTGTTCCAGCCCTTCAGCCAGGCCGACGGCACCATCACCCGCCAGTTCGGCGGAACCGGCCTGGGGCTGTCCATCTCCAAACGGCTGGTGGAAATGATGGGCGGCGAAATGAACGTGATCAGCGAACCCGGCAAAGGCAGCGAGTTCTCCTTCACCCTCCCGCTGAAGCTCCAACCCAATCATGCGGACGACACATTCCAATATCCCACCGAAATCCGGGGACTGCCCGTCCTGGTGGTCGACGACAGCAAGATGTCCCGCATGGTGTTATGCAAGGTACTTGAATCATTCACCTTCAAAGTGGTTGAGGCAAGTTGCGCCACCGATGCCCTGGCCTTGCTGGAAAAACGGGACCAGGACGACGACCCCATCAGGCTGGTCATCACGGACTGGAACATGCCGGATACCGACGGTATCCAACTGGTCCTGCGCATCCGTAAGGCCCCGGGCATCCGGCACAAGCCCAAGATCATCATGCTCACGGCCTACGGGCAGGAATCCATTCGCCGCCGGGCCGAGGCGATAGGCCTGGACGGATACATGCTCAAGCCCTTCAACCGCTCCATCCTGTTCGACACCATCATGGACACCCTGAGCGACAGCGTCGAGAACAAGCCCAAACGCTCATCCCGCGCCGAACATTCCGGGGTGCCGAGCAACCTGCCCGGCACGCACATCCTTCTGGCCGAGGACAACGAGATCAACCAACAGGTGGCCCGGGAAATTCTTGAGGGCGCGGACATCAAGGTGTCCATCGCGGACAACGGCCGGAAGGCCATGGAAATGGCCCTGGCCGGGAATTACAACGCTGTGCTCATGGACATCCAGATGCCGATCATGGACGGCTTCAAGGCGGTCAGGGGCATCCGCAAAGGGGGCAAGACCTCCTTGCCGATCATCGCCATGACTGCGCACGCCCTGGTGGGCGACCGGGAAAAAAGCATTGAGTCGGGCATGAACGATCACGTGACCAAACCCATCGACCCCGTTGAACTGATGAAGACGCTGTCCCATTGGTTGCCAGAGCATCGCGAGGAAACAGCGCCCTCGCCGACAAAAGCCGAGTCCGGCGGCAGCCCGGCCAACGGTTCGTCCGGGGATTCCGGGGTCATGCCCAACCTGCCCGGCGTGAATACGGCCCAGGCCCTGGACCGATTGCGCGGCAACGAAAAACTCTACCGGAAATTGCTTGTGGATTTTGCCCAAGACGGCAACATGCTCCTTCAAAAGCTCATGGCTGACGCCGACGACGAGCGGTTCGAATCCTGCCGCGCCGTGGCTCACAACCTCAAGGGCGTGGCCGGCAACATCGGAGCCGACCGACTGCGCGAAACTCTGGCCCGACTCGAACAATCACTCTTCGGCGGCCAGGGAGACCTGCACACCCGCTTGAACGAGGTCCTGCGGGAGGCCCACCGGGTGATTGACGGCATCCTCGAAGCGGTCCCGCCCGAAACGGAAACCGAGACCCCGGGCGACGACCAGGGCCGGGTGCGGGAAGAAGGAATCCGGAACATCTTCCCCGAGATGGAAACACTTCTCACCTTGCTCGAACGCCACGACATCGACGCCCAGAAGGCCTTTAGCGCTCTACGCGAACGACTGCGGGAAAACGCCCCGGCCCACGCCAAGGAACTGAGCCGACTTGTCGATCAGTTCAACTTCACCACCGCGGCCCGGGATCTGCGCGAACTCATGGATCAATGCAGGGACGCGGAATACCCGAAGGAACGGTCCGGCTCTGAAGACTGA
- a CDS encoding DEAD/DEAH box helicase encodes MENDTLHPENGSDTPENGPAPITFETLPEKLRQACDRAGWDKLMPVQERAIPLLLANQDVMVQARTGSGKTGAFVLPLMEKLDPSRHTCQALVMVPTRELAKQVAQDARTLAGEDLKVVAVYGGVGYKEQLDAFREGANLVVGTPGRILDHLMRRNLTLDDLRAVIFDEADRMLSVGFYPDMVEVKRYLPRNIDGAFMFSATFPPSVLRLAEEFMVKPEFLSLSSDEENVSAIAHQFVEVPAMGKERKLIKLIELENPTSALIFCNTKRNVEFTAALLAQFGFDAEGLTSDLTQNKREALMTRIKAGKLRFLVATDVAARGIDIPELSHVFMMEPPEDPESYVHRAGRTGRAGATGTAITLVDVIQRIELDRIAARFKIHFEEIKDPTDDDVTAIIGERLTAMLEKKFRKLTNLQRERVSRFLPVAKNYAEHEDSLALLAMLLDELYQPTLHGKPAEPGVTSGVASESQRERPARNRGGRNRSSDGPSDERRQTRPARQEAPAERRPPRPAPSEAPAEPRKASPAQDAAPAKPRKAAPAPAETPAEPQPAKERPQSTEEPSRAAKEQSRPPRSRSKRPARPKEDGPDEERLSQPERETAPSDGEDDSKAKVKRRRRRRRRKPSGN; translated from the coding sequence ATGGAAAACGACACACTGCATCCCGAAAACGGGAGCGACACACCGGAAAACGGCCCCGCCCCGATCACCTTCGAAACCTTGCCCGAAAAACTGCGGCAGGCCTGCGACCGCGCCGGATGGGACAAGCTCATGCCCGTCCAGGAACGCGCCATCCCCCTCCTCCTCGCCAATCAGGACGTCATGGTCCAAGCCCGGACCGGTTCCGGCAAGACCGGCGCCTTTGTCCTGCCGCTCATGGAAAAACTCGATCCTTCGCGCCACACCTGCCAGGCTCTGGTCATGGTCCCCACCCGTGAGCTGGCCAAGCAGGTCGCCCAGGATGCACGCACGCTGGCCGGCGAAGACCTCAAGGTCGTGGCCGTATACGGCGGCGTGGGCTACAAGGAACAGCTCGACGCCTTCCGCGAGGGCGCGAACCTGGTGGTCGGCACCCCCGGCCGTATCCTGGACCATCTCATGCGCCGCAACCTGACGCTTGACGACCTGCGCGCGGTCATCTTCGATGAAGCCGACCGCATGCTTTCCGTGGGCTTCTACCCGGACATGGTCGAGGTCAAACGCTACCTGCCGCGCAATATCGACGGCGCGTTCATGTTTTCGGCCACCTTCCCGCCCAGCGTGCTGCGCCTGGCCGAGGAGTTCATGGTCAAGCCGGAATTTCTGAGCCTCTCCTCGGACGAGGAAAACGTCTCGGCCATCGCCCACCAGTTCGTGGAGGTCCCGGCCATGGGCAAGGAGCGCAAGCTCATCAAGCTCATCGAGCTGGAAAACCCCACCTCGGCCCTGATCTTCTGTAACACCAAGCGCAACGTCGAGTTCACCGCCGCCCTGCTCGCCCAGTTCGGATTCGATGCCGAGGGGCTGACCTCGGACCTGACCCAGAACAAACGCGAGGCGCTCATGACCCGCATCAAAGCGGGCAAGCTGCGCTTCCTGGTGGCCACGGACGTGGCCGCGCGCGGCATCGACATCCCGGAGCTGTCGCACGTGTTCATGATGGAACCGCCCGAGGACCCGGAGTCCTACGTGCACCGTGCGGGCCGCACCGGTCGTGCCGGAGCCACGGGCACGGCCATCACCCTGGTGGACGTCATCCAGCGCATCGAGCTGGACCGCATCGCCGCCCGGTTCAAGATCCATTTCGAGGAGATCAAGGACCCCACCGACGACGATGTGACCGCCATCATCGGGGAACGGCTGACCGCCATGCTGGAAAAGAAATTCCGCAAGCTGACCAACCTGCAAAGGGAACGGGTCTCCCGCTTCCTGCCCGTGGCCAAGAACTACGCCGAGCATGAAGATTCCCTGGCCCTGCTGGCCATGCTTCTGGATGAATTGTACCAGCCCACCCTGCACGGCAAGCCCGCAGAACCCGGCGTCACGTCCGGCGTAGCATCCGAATCCCAGCGCGAACGGCCCGCCCGCAATCGCGGCGGCCGCAATCGCTCATCCGACGGCCCGTCCGACGAGCGGAGACAAACCCGCCCCGCCCGGCAGGAAGCGCCTGCCGAACGGCGTCCGCCCCGTCCCGCTCCGAGCGAAGCGCCCGCCGAGCCCCGCAAGGCCAGCCCCGCACAGGATGCGGCACCTGCCAAGCCCCGCAAGGCCGCGCCCGCACCGGCGGAGACGCCCGCCGAACCGCAACCGGCCAAGGAACGGCCCCAAAGCACCGAGGAACCGTCCCGGGCAGCCAAGGAGCAATCCCGCCCGCCCCGTTCCCGGAGCAAACGCCCGGCCCGGCCCAAAGAAGACGGCCCCGATGAAGAGCGGCTGTCTCAGCCCGAACGCGAGACCGCGCCGTCCGACGGCGAAGACGATTCCAAGGCCAAGGTCAAGCGCCGCCGGCGCAGAAGGCGCCGCAAGCCCTCGGGCAATTAG
- a CDS encoding two-component system response regulator: MADREKQTVLVVDDIPTNLDLLVETLKDEYRVLAALNGPEALNVVRSSTPPDIVLLDVMMPEMDGYTVCREMKEDLRSRNIPVIFVTARDQDEDQTRGFEAGGVDYITKPISPAVVLARVRTHLALHNQNLALERKVAERSRDLYETRLQIIRRLSVAAEYKDNETGLHIVRMSGYCRVLARAAGLDEEATDLIHSAAPMHDVGKIGIPDHILTKPGKLDPDEWEIMKTHTTIGAKIIGEQDNRLMIMARRIALSHHERWDGSGYPEGLTGEDIPLEGRIVALADVFDALTSRRPYKAPWPEEKACGYIRDERGRHFDPRLTDLFLDNLDAMREIKANVGDDVFDE, translated from the coding sequence ATGGCGGACAGGGAAAAACAGACCGTACTGGTTGTGGACGACATTCCGACGAATCTTGACCTGCTGGTGGAAACCTTGAAGGATGAGTATCGTGTCCTGGCCGCGCTCAACGGCCCGGAAGCCCTGAACGTCGTCCGTTCCTCGACCCCGCCCGACATTGTGCTCCTGGATGTGATGATGCCCGAGATGGACGGCTACACGGTCTGCCGGGAGATGAAGGAGGACCTGCGTTCCAGGAATATCCCGGTCATCTTCGTCACGGCCCGTGACCAGGACGAGGACCAAACCCGGGGTTTCGAGGCGGGCGGAGTGGACTACATCACCAAACCCATCAGCCCCGCCGTGGTCCTGGCCCGGGTACGTACCCATCTGGCCCTGCACAATCAGAACCTGGCCCTGGAGCGCAAGGTAGCCGAGCGTTCCCGCGATCTCTACGAGACCCGGCTGCAAATCATCCGCAGACTCAGCGTGGCGGCCGAGTACAAGGACAACGAGACCGGCCTGCACATCGTCCGCATGAGCGGCTACTGCCGGGTGTTGGCCCGGGCCGCCGGGCTGGACGAGGAAGCAACGGACCTTATTCACAGCGCGGCGCCCATGCACGACGTGGGCAAGATCGGCATCCCCGACCACATCCTGACCAAGCCCGGCAAGCTCGACCCGGACGAGTGGGAGATAATGAAGACCCACACGACCATCGGGGCCAAGATCATCGGGGAGCAGGACAATCGGCTCATGATCATGGCCCGGCGCATCGCCCTGAGCCACCATGAGCGGTGGGACGGCTCGGGCTATCCCGAGGGGCTCACGGGGGAGGATATCCCGCTCGAAGGGCGTATCGTGGCCCTGGCCGACGTGTTCGACGCCCTGACCTCCAGGCGTCCCTACAAGGCTCCCTGGCCTGAAGAAAAGGCATGCGGGTACATCCGCGACGAACGGGGCCGCCATTTCGATCCCCGCCTGACGGACCTCTTTCTCGATAATCTCGACGCCATGCGCGAGATCAAGGCCAACGTCGGAGACGACGTTTTCGACGAATAA
- a CDS encoding citrate synthase — translation MTPRGNEMLKDDKCACGKTAKLIIDDQTYELPILVGTEHEHAIDITSLRNTTGFITYDPGYANTGSCKSDITFVDGEKGILRYRGYPIEDLAAHGTFIETAYLLIFGELPTRAQRHQFRDLLSEQELLHEGLRHHFEGFPSTGHPMAILSAVINALGCYHPDLLEITSKQDFLRAAAKIISKVRTIAAWSYRKAQGLPFMYPDPKLSYCRNFLHMMHSIPHRHYDPTDAQVRALTLFFLLHADHEQNCSCSTVRMVQSTEANLFASVSAGICALWGRLHGGANAGVIEMLESIHAGGSSIPEYIDKVKKKECKLMGFGHRIYKSFDPRAKILRNAAHEMLESTGNDDPLLDIALELAEAALNDDYFIERKLYPNVDFYSGIILRALNIPVNMFTVMFAIGRMPGWIAHWYEAYADGTTKIHRPRQIYTGREPRVYVPLDSRL, via the coding sequence ATGACTCCCAGAGGTAACGAGATGCTCAAAGACGACAAATGCGCCTGCGGCAAGACCGCCAAACTCATCATCGACGACCAGACCTATGAACTGCCGATACTCGTCGGCACCGAACACGAACACGCCATCGACATCACCAGCCTGCGAAACACGACCGGGTTCATTACCTATGATCCTGGCTACGCAAACACCGGCTCGTGCAAGAGCGACATCACCTTCGTGGACGGCGAAAAAGGCATCCTGCGCTACCGGGGCTACCCCATCGAGGACTTGGCGGCCCACGGCACTTTCATCGAGACCGCCTATCTGCTCATTTTCGGCGAGCTGCCCACCCGGGCGCAACGCCACCAGTTCCGCGACCTGCTGAGCGAGCAGGAGCTGCTCCACGAGGGCCTCCGGCACCATTTCGAGGGCTTCCCGTCCACCGGCCACCCCATGGCGATCTTATCCGCCGTGATCAACGCCCTGGGCTGCTACCACCCGGACCTGTTGGAGATCACTTCCAAGCAGGACTTCCTGCGGGCCGCGGCCAAGATCATCTCCAAGGTCCGGACCATCGCGGCCTGGTCCTACCGCAAGGCCCAGGGGCTGCCGTTCATGTACCCGGATCCGAAGCTCTCCTACTGCCGGAACTTCCTGCACATGATGCACTCCATCCCGCACCGCCACTACGACCCCACGGACGCCCAGGTCCGGGCCCTGACCCTGTTCTTCCTGCTCCACGCCGACCATGAGCAAAATTGCTCCTGCTCCACCGTGCGCATGGTGCAGAGCACCGAGGCCAACCTGTTCGCCTCGGTCTCGGCGGGCATCTGCGCCCTGTGGGGGCGGCTCCACGGGGGAGCCAACGCGGGCGTCATCGAAATGCTTGAAAGCATCCACGCGGGCGGCTCGTCCATCCCCGAGTACATCGACAAGGTCAAGAAGAAGGAATGCAAGCTCATGGGCTTCGGCCACCGCATCTACAAATCCTTCGACCCCAGGGCCAAGATCCTGCGCAACGCGGCCCACGAGATGCTCGAATCCACGGGCAACGACGACCCGCTGCTCGACATCGCCCTGGAATTGGCCGAAGCGGCCCTGAACGACGACTACTTCATCGAACGCAAGCTCTACCCCAATGTGGATTTCTACTCCGGCATCATCCTGCGCGCCCTGAATATCCCGGTGAACATGTTCACGGTAATGTTCGCCATCGGCCGCATGCCCGGTTGGATCGCCCACTGGTACGAGGCCTATGCGGACGGCACCACCAAGATCCACCGGCCGCGCCAGATCTACACCGGCCGCGAGCCCCGGGTCTACGTGCCCCTGGATTCCAGGCTCTAA
- a CDS encoding DUF1566 domain-containing protein, whose protein sequence is MTRSDGLIRFTVRGEVVEDAATGLVWSRLAQPAETGLSWPEAFDFIADMNRGNRFGFSDWRLPNRRELYSLVDQAAREPALPPGHPFQHVWAGKCWTSTTSARDHAYAWWVQFSGGRMFFGRKEDDAVVWPVRGASGVLWATGQTGCFDVNGNPLECAGTGQDGDLRLGRPWPEPRFLVREAEVEDRMTGLVWRKRTDLTGGMVDREVAERAVSALAGETGLAWRLPAIMELESLTDCSRADPALPEGHPFEAVREAYWSATDSGYDPSWSFCYYLHKGAVGVGFKARAEFHAWAVRSA, encoded by the coding sequence ATGACCCGATCCGACGGCTTGATCCGCTTCACGGTCCGGGGCGAGGTTGTGGAGGATGCGGCCACCGGCCTGGTCTGGTCCCGGCTGGCCCAGCCCGCCGAGACGGGCCTGTCCTGGCCGGAGGCCTTTGACTTCATCGCGGACATGAACCGGGGCAACCGTTTCGGTTTTTCGGACTGGCGGCTGCCCAACCGACGGGAGCTTTATTCCCTCGTGGACCAGGCCGCGCGGGAACCGGCCTTGCCGCCGGGCCACCCCTTCCAGCATGTCTGGGCGGGCAAGTGCTGGACTTCCACCACCTCGGCCCGGGACCACGCCTATGCCTGGTGGGTGCAGTTCAGTGGCGGGCGCATGTTTTTCGGCCGCAAGGAGGACGATGCGGTGGTCTGGCCCGTGCGAGGGGCGTCCGGGGTCTTGTGGGCCACCGGGCAGACCGGCTGCTTCGACGTGAACGGTAATCCCCTGGAGTGTGCCGGGACCGGTCAGGACGGGGACCTGCGCCTGGGGCGTCCTTGGCCCGAGCCGAGATTTCTGGTGCGGGAGGCCGAGGTCGAGGACCGCATGACCGGCCTGGTTTGGCGAAAACGGACCGACCTGACCGGGGGCATGGTCGATCGGGAGGTGGCGGAACGGGCCGTGTCCGCGCTGGCCGGGGAGACCGGGCTGGCTTGGCGGCTGCCCGCCATCATGGAGTTGGAATCATTGACCGATTGTTCGCGGGCGGACCCGGCCCTGCCGGAAGGGCACCCCTTCGAGGCCGTGCGCGAGGCCTATTGGTCGGCCACGGACAGCGGCTACGATCCGTCCTGGTCGTTCTGCTATTACCTGCACAAGGGCGCAGTGGGCGTGGGCTTCAAGGCGAGGGCCGAGTTCCACGCCTGGGCCGTGCGTTCGGCCTGA